In Methanocaldococcus sp. FS406-22, the genomic stretch TGCAACATCAAAAGATTTAGATGGGGAAGATATCTATGTGTTTATTTATAAAAATGACACGCTTATGCTAAAATCTTACTCACTTGAAGCACTTCCAAAAGATGTGAAAGAAAAAGCTATAAACATTGCTCTAAGAAATGAAGAAATTTACAAAAACGCTGAAGGTTATGTTACAGTTAAAAGAATACTTCCTCAAACGTCTAAAAAATTTTATCTACCGAAGATTTTATTTAGTGTAACTTGGCATTCTAAGGATAAAGTTGTCTCTGCACTGATAGATTTAGATGAAGAAAAGGTTGTTAAAACTTACATTGGATAGAAATATAATAGAACTCAATACCTATTTATGCTCTTTCTCAACCTCCCTTGCCCATTTAATCATCTCATTATAAACTTTATCTTGCTTTAACAAATGCTCATTACCTATCAAAATTAACTTCCTCTTAGCCCTTGTTATGGCAACATTCAGCCTCCTCAAGTCCCTTAAAAATCCAAAGTTTTTTGTTCTTACAAATGAGATAACTATAGCCTCATTCTCCCTTCCTTGAAATCCATCCACTGTATTAACCTCTATATCTATATTATGCTCTTCAAACATCCTCCTCAAATATCTAACTTGGGCATCGTAAGGGGTTATAACGTTTGTTGGTATCTTATACTTTACAAGCTTCTTAACAACCTCTAAAACCTTCTCTGCCTCCTCTATGTTGTAGTAAGAAGGAGATTCTTTGTCTTTCCTTTCAACTCCCTCAACGTGGATAAATTGAACTGGGATTTCATTTATAATATCTCTATCAGCTTCATCAATCTCTTCCTCTTTAACCAAATCTAATAAGGTTATGTTTTTAACGCTTTCATCTGCCTTCAATTTATTGTCATAGAACATTTTATTTGGGAATTCCATGATTTTTTCATTCATTCTATATTGAATTTCCAATATTGAAGAGAACTCTGGATATTTTTTGATTAACCTCTCAAATAGTGTCTTTTTTAACTCTTCATTCTCACTCAATACAGTTGGTGGCAGTTGCTTATGGTCTCCAGCCATAATTAGTTTTTTTCCTTTAACAATTGGAATTAAGCAAGATGGCTCCATAGCTTGACTTCCCTCATCAATAACAACCACATCAAACTCCCATCCTTTTAAGATTTCAGAACCAGCCATTGAATTTGTTGATACAATGACATCAGCCTCACTTAAAATCTCATTCATAATTTTTTCTGTTATTTCATCTAAGTTATTGATAATTCTCTTAATCTTCCTATTTCTTATAATCCACTCTGCCATGCTGATGATTTTTTCTTTAGGAATTCCTCTGTAGGATTTTTTTCTTTTAGCTACCTTTAAAATCTGCTCATCACTCATTCCTCTCCTCCATCTTGGAGAGGGTTTTAAAAATTTATCTCTCTGCTCCTTAATTTCTTTGATTTTTTCTCTTAGGGAGAGGATTTCTTGATATTTCTCATGGTTTTCAATTAAATATGGTAGAGAGTGCTGTATCAAATCCTTTGAAATTCGTGTTGGATGCCCTACCCTGACAACCTTTAAATCGGGATATTTTTTGATTAGATATTCTAAGATGTTATCTGCCGCTATATTTGAATCAGCAGTTGCTAAAACCTTATGCTTATTAAATCTGACCTCTTGGACAATAACCTCTGTTATAGTTCTTGTCTTTCCAGTTCCCGGAGGGCCGTGGATGAGGTATAAGTCCTTGCTTAAAACTGCCTTTTTGACAGCTATTTTTTGAGATTCGTTTAGATTTTTATCATAAAACTCTAATTTGATGTTCTCTCTTAGAGGTTTTTCTGGATGTTCAATGCCTAATATTATATAAGCTAACTTATCCCTCTTTCTTGCAAATTCTCTTAAAGCTTCTTTCATTCTTTTAAATGTTATATCATTAACGTATAAATCAACCCTAACTCTTTCTTTATAAACCCATTTTGGAACATCCACATCAAAAGCCACATCTATAAAGTTTTTTCCTACATAAATGACGTTAGCATACAAATCACTCTGTAATGGATTTTCTTTACTAATTAAAACAACATCTCCGGGAGATATTTCTGTTTTGAAGGGCTTTTTTCTACCAAATCTTACAATGGTGCAACCTAAGCTCTCTCCTAAAAATTTCCCTTTTAAATTTAAAATTGCTCTTCCAACATTTTCTCTCTTTTTGCCTAACTTTATAATCTCATTTTTGTGGAAATCCATTTCACATCTTCTTTCAATCTCAATCAAATCCATAAATTTTTTCACATATAAATCAACTAAATTCAAGCTATCACCATTTATATTTGCTCAGCAACAATTATATTATCCTTATTTCTCAAAATTCTCACTTTAACAGTCTTTCCTATCAAATTTTGCTCATTATTGCAGTTAATTATCTGAATTACTCTATCTTTAGCAACTCCTAAAACCTCTCCTTTAACTCTCCCATCTAAAACAACTTTTACTTTTGTTATCTCACCAACTTTAAACGGATATGGCAACCTCTTCCTTTTATGCGTTCCAAAATCCTTTGGTGAAGTTATGAGTTTAACTTCAATACCTCTCTTCTTGTATTCTAACTCATATTTCCTTAACAAATCATAAAACTTCTCAAAATCCCAAACTTTCATTTTTTTAGGTCTTCTACCTAACTGATAAACCCTACATAATTGACAACCTAAAATAGGGTCTTTTTTACCAGTTAAAGGATTTATAATATTCTGCTTAACTCTTAAATCTAAATCAACAGCATAGTCAATAACTCTCTTAAATTCTTCATCATTTATATTTGGTAGTAGGAGAGGGGCTATCAATAGATGAATCTTAGAGTTCTTTATATATTCGGCAATATCTAAAATCTTCTCAATATCATAATCTCTCCTACCAGAAAGCATTTTAGCCATTCTTTCATCTAAGGCATTGATAGATAAGTTTATCCTATGCAATCCTGCCTCCGCTAACTCATCTATTAATTTATAATTTAAAACCGTCCCATTAGTTTGCATGGAAACAATGCCGTTACCTTTTTTATTTATCTCTGCCAACTCCTGGACTAAATCAACTAATGGATAATAAAGGCTTGGCTCTCCCTGTCCGTCTAAGTGTGCCTCAATAAATTTATTTTCCTTAAAATTAACAATTTTTTTGTAATTTTCAATTAAATAATCTAAATCAACGTAGTAATCATTCTTTCTTGTTTTAGAAAACTCTCCCTCATCTACAGAACAAAAAATGCAGTTTAAATTACAGCCACAATGTCCTCTAACCTGAATTATATTCCTCCCTCTTTCAATTAAACCAAAAGCAGTATGCCCAATCAAAGGAATTGGCTCATTTATATATATAGTTTTTCTTTTTGTTATCTTACTCTTTAAATTGTTGGCAATGCTGTAAGAGATTAAGTTTAGAATCCCAACCTTTATATTTTCAGCTCTTTTTGGATGAGCATTAATTTTTATTATTGAACCATCAATTTCTACTTCTTTATAAGGAATTTCAACCTCAACCTCATAAATTTTGTTTATTTCAAGGATTAAAGTGTTATCTTTGTTTTTAACATCTGTTATCATCCTATATTGTGATAAATCTAAGCTTATCATAATCTCACAATATTTGAATATTTACATTAATTTAAATAAATGGACATTCTCAATTAGAGGAGTTATTTAATTATTCAAAATTGACTAATTTGTGTGTATATTGACTAACATGTGTTTTTAAAATAGCTTAACAAATGGTGCGGGGGACGGGATTTGAACCCGCGAACCCCTACGGGACCAGACCCTCAATCTGGCGCCTTTGACCTGGCTTGGCGACCCCCGCCCTTAATAGGCATAGTTTATTTATAAACTTCCCTATATAAAGATTACGCCGAAAAGTATATATATAGGTTTCTAATTATAATGATGTTGCGTGCCGAGGTGGCTTAGCTGGTTATAGCGCCCGGCTCATACGGATATCCCAGCCCTACGGCTGGGTCCTGGGAAACCGGGAGGTCGAGGGTTCGAATCCCTCCCTCGGCACCATTTATTATTTTATTATAGAGATTTATATTTGTATATTTGGATTTATAAAAATATGAGGATTCTTAACTAACTTATATTCATATAGTATTTATTTAGCTTCAATATATTCAAAATTCAAAATACTAAGGCTATGGTGAATCCATGAAGATTATTGTTTGTATAACTGGAGCAAGCGGAGCTGTTTATGCAAAAAGATTATTAGAAGTTTTAAAAGACAAAGCTGAAATAAATTTAATTATATCAAATTCGGCCAAAAAAATAATTAAAGAGGAACTAAATATTGATTGGAAGGAAATAAAAAAATTAGCAACGAACTATTATGAAAATGATGATTTTTTCTCTCCAATAGCATCTGGTTCAAACAAATTTGATGCCGTTATTGTCATACCTTGCTCAATGAAAACGTTGTCAGCCATAGCTAATGGATACTCAGCAAATTTAATAGTTAGAGTCTGTGACATAGCATTAAAAGAGCGAAGAAAATTAATAATTATGCCGAGAGAAATGCCACTAAATAGCATACATTTAGAGAATATGCTTAAATTATCAAATTTGGGAGCCATAATAATGCCTCCAATTCCAGCTTTTTACCACAAACCAAAGAGTATTGATGATATAATTAATTTTGTTGTAGGAAGAGTTTTAGATATTTTAGGAATAGAAAATAGCTTATTTAAAAGATGGGGAAATGTTTAGGACAAATCCTAAAAAATTTTAAGAGGGATAAACTTTTAATTTGAGGAAAAATATAATATTTTGTTAAGTGTTAGGAGTTTAGTTGGTGATATCATGCTCGATAAATTGGGAGAAAACTTAAACAAAGCTTTAAATAAATTAAAAACCGCTGCTTTTGTCGATAAAAAATTAATAAAAGAAGTTATAAAAGATATTCAAAGGGCTTTAATACAGGCGGATGTCAATGTAAAACTAGTTTTAAAGATGAGTAAGGAGATAGAAAGAAGAGCCTTAGAGGAAAAAACACCAAAAGGGCTATCAAAGAAAGAACATATCATAAAAATTGTTTATGAAGAATTGGTTAAGTTATTGGGAGAAGAGGCAAAAAAATTAGAATTGAACCCAAAAAAACAGAATATTATTTTATTGGTAGGGATTCAGGGTAGTGGAAAAACAACAACTGCCGCAAAATTAGCAAGATATATCCAAAAAAGGGGACTAAAACCTGCTTTAATTGCTGCTGATACTTATAGGCCTGCTGCTTACGAGCAATTAAAACAGTTAGCTGAAAAAATCCACGTGCCAATATATGGGGATGAAACAAGAACAAAATCACCTGTAGATATTGTTAAAGAGGGAATGGAGAAATTTAAGAAGGCGGATGTTTTAATCATAGATACTGCTGGAAGACATAAAGAGGAAAAAGGTTTATTAGAAGAGATGAAACAAATTAAAGAGATAACAAATCCAGATGAAATTATTTTGGTTATAGATGGAACTATAGGACAACAAGCTGGAATTCAAGCTAAAGCGTTTAAAGAGGCGGTTGGAGAGATTGGAAGTATTATAGTTACAAAGTTAGATGGTTCTGCTAAGGGAGGGGGAGCTTTAAGTGCAGTTGCTGAGACAAAAGCTCCTATAAAGTTTATTGGTATTGGGGAGGGGATAGATGATTTAGAACCATTTGACCCTAAAAAGTTTATATCTCGACTGTTAGGGATGGGAGATTTAGAGAGCTTATTAGAAAAAGCAGAAGATATGGTTGATGAGAAAACTGAAGAAAGTATAGATGCAATAATGAGGGGAAAATTTACTTTAAATGAATTGATGACTCAATTAGAAGCAATTGAAAACATGGGTTCAATGAAAAAAATCCTTAGTATGATTCCTGGATTTGGAGGGGCAATGCCTAAAGAGCTTTCTCATTTAACTGAAGCAAAGATAAAGAAATATAAAGTAATTATAAGCTCAATGACTAAGGAAGAGAGAGAAAATCCAAAGATTATCAAAGCTTCAAGAATTAGAAGAATTGCAAGAGGTTCTGGAACAACAGAAAATGATGTTAGAGAGGTTTTAAAGTATTACGAAACTACAAAAAATGCTATAGATAAGCTGAGAAAAGGTAAAATGCTAAGAATTGGAGGACCATTAGGGCAAATAATGAGGCAGTTAATGTTTAAGGAAGGATAATTCCTTTTTTGTTCTCTATTTACCATATAATAATTTAATTTTGAATACTTTAAAACTTTAAAATTTTTATATCTCTTTTTCCATATTTCATGGATTACCCAAAAATTTGTAGAGGTTATGATTATGAAAACAATCAAAGAGATTAATGAAAAAATTAAAAAAGGAGAGGCTGTTGTTGTGACAGCGGAAGAGATGATAAAAATTGTTGAAGAAGAAGGAGCTAAGAAAGCAGCTGATTATGTTGATGTTGTTACAACTGGAACCTTTGGAGCCATGTGTTCATCTGGTGTGTTTATAAACTTTGGACATGCAGACCCACCAATAAAGATGCTAAAAATTTACTTAAACAATGTTGAAGCCTATGGAGGTTTAGCTGCTGTTGATGCTTATATAGGAGCTGCACAACCAAACGAAGACCCAGATGTAGATATTGACTATGGAGGGGCACATGTTATAGAGGATTTGGTTAGAGGGAAGGAAGTTGAGCTTTATGCTGAGGGTTACACAACAGATTGCTATCCAAGAAAGGATGTTAATGTTAGAATAACGTTAGATGATGTTAATCAGGCAATTATGGTTAATCCAAGAAACTGCTACCAAACTTACGCTGCAGCAACAAACAGTAGGGAAGAGAAGATATACACATACATGGGTATTTTGCTTCCTGAATATAATAACGTCCATTACTCAGGAGCTGGGCAGTTAAACCCTCTTCAGAACGATTACAACCCAGAAACAAAATCATTTAACACAATAGGCATTGGAACAAAGATTTTCTTAGGGGGAGGAGTTGGATATGTAATTGGAGAGGGAACACAGCATAACCCACCATTTGGAACATTGATGGTTAAAGGAGATTTAAAGCAGATGAATCCTAAATTTATAAGAGCTGCTACAATGCCAAGGTATGGAAGCACGTTATATGTTGGTATAGGCATTCCAATTCCAGTTTTAAATGAAAAGATAGCTGAGAGATGTGCTATTAGGGATGAAGATATAGAAGTGCCAATCTATGATTACGGAGTTCCAAGAAGGGATAGGCCGTTAATAGCAAAAACAAACTATAAAGTGTTGAGGAGTGGAAAAATAACTTTAAGGGTTAATATAGATGGGAAAGATGTTGAAAAAACTGTAAAAACTGGCTCTGTCTCAAGTTATAAGATGGCAAGAGAAGTTGCTGAAACTCTCAAACAGTGGATTTTGGATGGAAGATTTTTATTATCTGAGAGAGTTGATAATCTTGGTAAAGCTGAAAACAAGCCAATGAAGTCGCCAATAACATTGGTTAAGGATATTTTAAGCAAGCCACCAATAACTGCCCAAAGCAATATATCCATTATGGAAGCTGCTAAAATTCTGATAAAGCATAATATAAATCATCTCCCTATAGTTGATGAACATGGAAAGTTAGTGGGGATAATAACATCGTGGGACATAGCTAAAGCCCTTGCTCAAAACAAGAGAACAATTGAAGAGATTATGACAAGGAATGTTATAACTGCCCATGAAGATGAACCAGCTGACCATGTGGCAAGAAAGATGAGCAAAAATAACATTTCAGGAGTTCCTGTGGTTGATGACTACAGAAGAGTTGTAGGGGTTGTAACATCTGAAGACATCTCAAGATTATTCGGAGGGAAAAAATGAGAAAGAGAATATACTACTGGACAGATTCAGAGCATATAAATAAACCAGTTATCTCTGACACTATATTAAATACAGGAGTTAAAATAAATATATTAAAAGCCAAGGTAGAGCCACAGGAAGCATTTTTAATATTAGAATTGTTTGGTAGTAAAGAAACAATAGAGAAAGCTTTAGATTATTTATCAAAATTTGGAGAAGTTGAAGAAATTTCTAAAGTTATAAAAAGGGATTTGGATAAGTGTGTGCATTGTGGCTGTTGCATAACCCAATGTCCAATTAATGTGATTTATATGGATGAAGAGTATAATGTTGTATTCAAAGAGGAGGATTGTGTTGGTTGTAAAAACTGCCTAAAAGCTTGCCCATTCAAAGCAATTGAGATTTTTGAATAATTTATTTATCTTACTAGATAGGGGCATAATTAAAAATAGCTAATTAAAAATCTTTATCTCTTTGTTTAAAGGATTTAAATTTAATTTCTAAGGATTTATTGGTTTAATTATTTGGAATATTTAGGTTTATTGAATCATTTAGATTTTTAGAAGTTAAGATTGAATAATTAGCTAAATAAAATTTCTCTAACCAATAAGTCAAATCTTCAAATTTAGAAAGATAAGAATACTCAATTTTGTTAAAAAAGAAAGATTTAAATATCAGTGGGTTTATAAATAAAGGTAGTTATTTACCCTTAGAAAAATATAGTGCCGAAAAGTATAAATATAAGAAAAATAATAAAAAATAGATTGTGAATGATTGCCCTGTTAAAATCAGACCGATTCGGTATGGAAACTCTTATGCAAATGAGGACAAAACAAATCCTTACCAACGTTAAAATAAGACCGATTCGGTATGGAAACTAGTGATAAGGTAGGAAAATTGAGATTAAAAAAAAAGTTAAAATAAGACCGATTCGGTATGGAAACTAATCGGAAACACCAAAACCTCCGGAGGGGTAACTCTACATGATGGTTAAAATAAGACCGATTCGGTATGGAAACTAGTGATAAGGTAGGAAAATTGAGATTAAAAAAAAAGTTAAAATAAGACCGATTCGGTATGGAAACTAATCGGAAACACCAAAACCTCCGGAGGGGTAACTCTACATGATGGTTAAAATAAGACCGATTCGGTATGGAAACTAGTGATAAGGTAGGAAAATTGAGATTAAAAAAAAAGTTAAAATAAGACCGATTCGGTATGGAAACTAATCGGAAACACCAAAACCTCCGGAGGGGTAACTCTACATGATGGTTAAAATAAGACCGATTCGGTATGGAAACTTCTTTCTAATTCAATTAGCTCTGTCAAATCTTTTTTTAAAATAGTTAAAATAAGACCGATTCGGTATGGAAACTGGTTTTAGGAACCGACAAAGAACTAAAAGAATTAGAAGAGTTAAAATAAGACCGATTCGGTATGGAAACACTTTATCTAACGTGCTTAATGGCCCTTCTTCAGCGTTAAAATAAGACCGATTCGGTATGGAAACGACATCTTAGAATTAGATGCAATGTTGAGTTATAATGGTTAAAATAAGACCGATTCGGTATGGAAACAACATTCTACCAGTTGTTGTGTATTTTTTAACTCTCAGTTAAAATAAGACCGATTCGGTATGGAAACTCTATTTCTTCTATTATCTTTATTATTTCCTTCTCCAGTTAAAATCAGACCGATTCGGTATGGAAACAAGCCCACAGCAACAAATAGATTGACAAACTTATCATGGTGTTAAAATCAGACCGATTCGGTATGGAAACTTCTCTATTTTCTCCAAATCCAAAATAAATAACTCGTTAAAATCAGGCCTCTTGGAGGATGGAAACTTTTTTAAATAAAAAATAAAGATAAAAACTTCAGTAATAAACTTTACAAACAATAGGACTTTTTAAAATAGATATGGCATCCTCTAAGGTTTCTTTTTTTGAAATGCAGAATAATGTGTTTCCCAACATAGATTGAGATGCTCCAACTGTAAATTTTAAGTCATTACAAACATCTAAAATTCTATCATCTATCAATTCAGTATTTACAGCAAACTCATAAGAAAGCCTAACAAAATTCTCCAACGTTGGATTTTTCAAAAGCTCATTTAAACATTTATTGCCAAATTCATTTATCTTTTTAATCCATTTTTCATTGGTAATTATCTCTTTTGTCTCTTTCTTTCCAAAAATCTCAATTATAACATAGTAATCATCACCAACAACTATTTTTTCAACGTCTATAGGAAAGCCAGGAGCTTTTCTTATAACAAAGCCCTTAACATATTGAGCTATGACATCCCCTAACCCAGTTCCACACTCTACTTCACTTATATGAGCTATCTCCACATAATTATCATTTAGATTTAACATTTCATTTAGTTTTTTAGCTAATACCAAAGCACAAGCTCCAGACATTCCCAATCCACTACCTAAAGGAAAATTAGATGAAAAGATGATATCATAATTCTCATTGTAACCAAATTTTTTATAATGCTCAACAACCTTTTCAACGGCACAGATATCTACTCTCTCATTGTTATAAAAAACATTTCCTCTTCCTTCTTTTAATTCTAAACTCACACCATTATCTACAGTAATTCCGGCTCCTGTAGAACCTGTTTTTAATTTATCAGAGTGTTTATAAATTGTAAAAAATCCTGTTATATGCCCTGGAGCAAACATACTTCAACCTCCTTTAATTTAAGGACAAAAAAGCTAAAATTTTATATTATTGATTAAATTTTAATCTTTATTGTTAATGATAAAATAAAAAATAAAAATTTTTAATTCTTAAGTTTATCTCTCAAAGTTTTATCAACAATTATTATCTACCCATAGGACATCGTTCTTATTGGCACAGTTTAAGCTAACGCTTGTAAGCTTTATATATTGTAATACTCAATATGAATATTTCGAAAATGACTATCCTTCCAATGAAGTCGATGAGCTAAGCGAGGTGGAGGGGGATAGGATTCCAGTGAGTGTTCGGGGAACTCGTCCCCTATAGACGGGGTAACCTGGGCACTCACTGTCGACAGGGGGATGAAATAGCATGTGTGCTCACAAAAGCACACATACTATAGACCCCTTTTATCTCCCAAACGCCCTATCGATAATAATATCAACTATTCTATCATCAGCACCTATTGGCTCTCTATAGATAATTTCAACACCATCTGGAATCTCTAATTTTTCATGTTCGTGATGATGGTGGTGATGATGGTGATGTCCATGGCTGTGTTCATGCTCATGATGATGTTCATGGTTATCTTCAATCAACCCCAACAATCTTGGAATATCTCTTGTTGTATGGATACCATGAGCTAAGAAAACAGGAACAACAATGATTTTTTTAGCTCCTTGCTCTATAGCTTTTTTAACTGCTTGAGGGATTGTTGGTTCATTAAACTCCATTAAACCAATCTCAACAATTGGGAATATGTTCCTTTCCTTGACCTTTTCAGCCAACTTTACTAAAAGCTCTTTGCTGTATGGTAATCTGCTTCCATGTCCTACCAACACTAATGCTTCCATGAACTCACCATTATTATTTTATGGTGTAGGATTCATACCAACTATTATATATAGTCTTCGTTTTTATTTTTAATTTAAAGTTTATAAAGCTATAACATGGAGGATATAACATGGATACATCTAAGCTTATATTAATTATAGCTATAATTATCTGGCTGATTTTATATGGAATCAGAGATTCAATAAATTTAAAAACATATGGAGGAGTTTTTGGAATCTTAAGAACCAAAATAGGAATGAAGACTATAGAAAAACTTGGAAAATATAAAATTTGGCAGAAGATTGGAATTATATCAATACCAATATGTGTAATACTTGGATTTTTAATGCTTCTAAATCTCATAAGCATGAGTATAAAGCTATTATCTGGAACTTTACCAAAGGAGGCAGCTAAACCCGTTGTGTTTTTGTTTGGAGATGTAATCCCATGGATTCCGGGAATTATAGCTCTATTAATAGCCATTTCTGTGCATGAGTTAGCTCACGGCATATTTGCTAAATCCTTTGGAATTAAGGTTAAAAGCTCTGGAATTTTGCTATTATTAGGATTACCATTAGGAGCTTTTGTTGAGTTGGGAGATGAGTTCAAAACTGCAGAGAAAAAGGTTAGGGGAGCTATTGCTTCAGCAGGACCTATGGCCAATTTATTGATTTTTTTGATATCCATTCCTTTACTATCATTTAGCTATACTTTACCAACAGAGCTAAAAATCATTGATGTTAAAGAGCCAGCATCAGAGTTTTTACAGAAAGGAGATATCATTTATGAGATTAATGGTAAAAGAATAAATTCATTGGAAGATTTTAGAGAGTTTGCAAAAACCATAGAGCCAAATAAAGAGTATGAGATAAAAGTTTTAAGATATAATAAAATACTGACATATAAAATCATTAGTTCTGATGAAGGGAAGATAGGAGTTATGGTTTCCCCAACAGAAGGTACGGCATTATTTATAAATACAATATACTGGACATACTGGTTCAATTTCTTATTAGCTTTATTTAACTTACTCCCAGCAATGCCTTTGGATGGCTTCCATGTATGGAATGCATTTCCAGAGCTATTAAAAGAGAGAAAAAACAGATTTATTGCAAAAATAGGGAAAATATTGGAGCTATTTATAAATGAAAAAACCTTAGGTTCAATAACCCTTCTAGTTTGGTGGATTATTTTAGGAAGTATTTTATATTCTATGTGGTAAATTTAACCTTCTTTATTATGAGGCATTGCCGAGCGTAGCGAGGCAATGCATCCTGGGTATCCCAATAGGGCGAAGCCTTATGGTTTAGGAGTATTTTGTATTCTATGTGGTGAAATATATGGATATTCTCAACTTCTACATCTATGGATTTGTCTCTCTCTTTATCACAATAGACCCAATTGGTTTAATCCCTATAGTGCATTCCCTAACCTATCCTTACCCAAAAGAGCAAAGAATTAGGATTATTAAAAAAGCTATCATCTCATCAACGATAGTTTTATTGTTATTTGCGTTATTTGGGAACTATATATTTAGCTACTTTGGGATTACAATAGATGCGTTTAGGGTAGCTGGAGGGATTTTGCTCTTTAAAATAGCTTGGGACATGCTTCATGCAGAGATTCCAAAGACAAAGCACAAACCAG encodes the following:
- a CDS encoding IGHMBP2 family helicase, with the protein product MNLVDLYVKKFMDLIEIERRCEMDFHKNEIIKLGKKRENVGRAILNLKGKFLGESLGCTIVRFGRKKPFKTEISPGDVVLISKENPLQSDLYANVIYVGKNFIDVAFDVDVPKWVYKERVRVDLYVNDITFKRMKEALREFARKRDKLAYIILGIEHPEKPLRENIKLEFYDKNLNESQKIAVKKAVLSKDLYLIHGPPGTGKTRTITEVIVQEVRFNKHKVLATADSNIAADNILEYLIKKYPDLKVVRVGHPTRISKDLIQHSLPYLIENHEKYQEILSLREKIKEIKEQRDKFLKPSPRWRRGMSDEQILKVAKRKKSYRGIPKEKIISMAEWIIRNRKIKRIINNLDEITEKIMNEILSEADVIVSTNSMAGSEILKGWEFDVVVIDEGSQAMEPSCLIPIVKGKKLIMAGDHKQLPPTVLSENEELKKTLFERLIKKYPEFSSILEIQYRMNEKIMEFPNKMFYDNKLKADESVKNITLLDLVKEEEIDEADRDIINEIPVQFIHVEGVERKDKESPSYYNIEEAEKVLEVVKKLVKYKIPTNVITPYDAQVRYLRRMFEEHNIDIEVNTVDGFQGRENEAIVISFVRTKNFGFLRDLRRLNVAITRAKRKLILIGNEHLLKQDKVYNEMIKWAREVEKEHK
- a CDS encoding homocysteine biosynthesis protein; its protein translation is MKTIKEINEKIKKGEAVVVTAEEMIKIVEEEGAKKAADYVDVVTTGTFGAMCSSGVFINFGHADPPIKMLKIYLNNVEAYGGLAAVDAYIGAAQPNEDPDVDIDYGGAHVIEDLVRGKEVELYAEGYTTDCYPRKDVNVRITLDDVNQAIMVNPRNCYQTYAAATNSREEKIYTYMGILLPEYNNVHYSGAGQLNPLQNDYNPETKSFNTIGIGTKIFLGGGVGYVIGEGTQHNPPFGTLMVKGDLKQMNPKFIRAATMPRYGSTLYVGIGIPIPVLNEKIAERCAIRDEDIEVPIYDYGVPRRDRPLIAKTNYKVLRSGKITLRVNIDGKDVEKTVKTGSVSSYKMAREVAETLKQWILDGRFLLSERVDNLGKAENKPMKSPITLVKDILSKPPITAQSNISIMEAAKILIKHNINHLPIVDEHGKLVGIITSWDIAKALAQNKRTIEEIMTRNVITAHEDEPADHVARKMSKNNISGVPVVDDYRRVVGVVTSEDISRLFGGKK
- a CDS encoding 4Fe-4S binding protein translates to MRKRIYYWTDSEHINKPVISDTILNTGVKINILKAKVEPQEAFLILELFGSKETIEKALDYLSKFGEVEEISKVIKRDLDKCVHCGCCITQCPINVIYMDEEYNVVFKEEDCVGCKNCLKACPFKAIEIFE
- a CDS encoding signal recognition particle protein Srp54 — encoded protein: MLDKLGENLNKALNKLKTAAFVDKKLIKEVIKDIQRALIQADVNVKLVLKMSKEIERRALEEKTPKGLSKKEHIIKIVYEELVKLLGEEAKKLELNPKKQNIILLVGIQGSGKTTTAAKLARYIQKRGLKPALIAADTYRPAAYEQLKQLAEKIHVPIYGDETRTKSPVDIVKEGMEKFKKADVLIIDTAGRHKEEKGLLEEMKQIKEITNPDEIILVIDGTIGQQAGIQAKAFKEAVGEIGSIIVTKLDGSAKGGGALSAVAETKAPIKFIGIGEGIDDLEPFDPKKFISRLLGMGDLESLLEKAEDMVDEKTEESIDAIMRGKFTLNELMTQLEAIENMGSMKKILSMIPGFGGAMPKELSHLTEAKIKKYKVIISSMTKEERENPKIIKASRIRRIARGSGTTENDVREVLKYYETTKNAIDKLRKGKMLRIGGPLGQIMRQLMFKEG
- a CDS encoding pantoate kinase, which gives rise to MFAPGHITGFFTIYKHSDKLKTGSTGAGITVDNGVSLELKEGRGNVFYNNERVDICAVEKVVEHYKKFGYNENYDIIFSSNFPLGSGLGMSGACALVLAKKLNEMLNLNDNYVEIAHISEVECGTGLGDVIAQYVKGFVIRKAPGFPIDVEKIVVGDDYYVIIEIFGKKETKEIITNEKWIKKINEFGNKCLNELLKNPTLENFVRLSYEFAVNTELIDDRILDVCNDLKFTVGASQSMLGNTLFCISKKETLEDAISILKSPIVCKVYY
- a CDS encoding UbiX family flavin prenyltransferase; the protein is MKIIVCITGASGAVYAKRLLEVLKDKAEINLIISNSAKKIIKEELNIDWKEIKKLATNYYENDDFFSPIASGSNKFDAVIVIPCSMKTLSAIANGYSANLIVRVCDIALKERRKLIIMPREMPLNSIHLENMLKLSNLGAIIMPPIPAFYHKPKSIDDIINFVVGRVLDILGIENSLFKRWGNV
- a CDS encoding radical SAM protein; protein product: MISLDLSQYRMITDVKNKDNTLILEINKIYEVEVEIPYKEVEIDGSIIKINAHPKRAENIKVGILNLISYSIANNLKSKITKRKTIYINEPIPLIGHTAFGLIERGRNIIQVRGHCGCNLNCIFCSVDEGEFSKTRKNDYYVDLDYLIENYKKIVNFKENKFIEAHLDGQGEPSLYYPLVDLVQELAEINKKGNGIVSMQTNGTVLNYKLIDELAEAGLHRINLSINALDERMAKMLSGRRDYDIEKILDIAEYIKNSKIHLLIAPLLLPNINDEEFKRVIDYAVDLDLRVKQNIINPLTGKKDPILGCQLCRVYQLGRRPKKMKVWDFEKFYDLLRKYELEYKKRGIEVKLITSPKDFGTHKRKRLPYPFKVGEITKVKVVLDGRVKGEVLGVAKDRVIQIINCNNEQNLIGKTVKVRILRNKDNIIVAEQI